A region of the Gemmatimonadota bacterium genome:
CAGATTGGGAAGCCGGCGCACAAGCGCTATCGTCTTCCGGAGGCGTACGATTCCCCCGACCGCCGCCCGGCCGATGCCGATGCCGCCGGCGCGATCCGCCGGGAGGTTCCTGAAGGTGGGGATGGAGAAGAGCAGGAAAAAGGCAGCGACGATGGGCCACACCAGCTCGGTCCGATCCTGCGCGAAGGGCAGCACGAGGACGAGTCCGAGGGCGGAGCCGAGGTAGCCCACGCCGAAGCCGAGCCCGGAGACGAAACCGCGCCTTTCAACGGGAGCGATCTCGGGCAGGTAGGCGTTGTAGAAGATGAGCGAACCCTCGTAACCCACGTTCGCGATCACGAAGAAGCAGAACCCGGCGACGATCATCCCCGGACTCAGCGTGGTCATGGCCAGCACTCCGACCAGGCAGATGCCCACGAAGATGGCCATGAGCCGCTTTCGCACTCCGGCGCCGTCGGCGACCGCCCCGAGCAGCGGCGCGGAGAGCGCGATCAGGAGAGCCGAGGTGGACACCGCCAGTCCCCACCAGGCGTCGCCTCCTCCCTCCCCCGCCAGGTCCCCGACCACGTACCCGGAGTAGAAGATCGGAAAGACCGCCGTGGTCATGACGGCCGGATAGATGGAGTTCGCGAAGTCGTAGAGCGCCCAGGAGAAGACCGTCCTGCGGTGGTAGACGGGCGAGAACGGGGCGTCGGCGCGGAAGGCGCTCATAGCGGATATGGCGGATCACGTGGAAGGAAGAGGGTCCGGCTGAAAAGGCCAAGCTTGCACGGAGCATCGTCTCATGCAAGCTTGGGAGAGGGCTTTCGTAAAATTTATCGGCCACGGAGCCACTCCCCAGGTTGACGATCGTCGTCCCGCTACCTCCCACCCTCACACCCGAGGCCCATGAACCTCACCCCTTCGTCGCTCCCGGCCCTGCGGCCCACGCCTTCGGGCCCACCTCCGCAAATGTCGGACCCGGTCCGAAGCCGTGTGACGGCTGCGCCGCGCACCCCGAAGACCGAGTCGGCCACGGCGCGGCGGGCCGGCGTCGCGGTACTTCTCCTGCTCGCGTCGGGAGCCTGCGCGGCGCCCGAGACCGCCGACCTCGTGCTCACCGGCGGCAAGGTCGTCACCGTCGACGACGCCCTGCCCGAAGCCGAAGCGGTCGCGGTTCGGGGTGACCGCATCGCGGCGGTAGGTAGCGCGGATGAGATCGCGGCCCTGGTCGGCCCGGAGACCGAGGTGATCGAGCTCGACGGCAGGCTGGTCGTCCCCGGCTTCATCGAGGGCCACGGGCACTACATGGCCCTTGGCCGCGCCCGCATGATCCTCGACCTGACCGCAGTCGAGAGCTGGGAGGAGATCGTGGCGATGGTGGGAGCAGCGGCTGAGAACGCCACGCCCGGAACCTGGATCCACGGTCGGGGCTGGCATCAGGAGAAATGGACCTCCGTGCCGGCGGGATCGGTCGAGGGCGTGCCCACCCATCACACGCTCTCGGCGGTATCGCCCGACAACCCCGTCCTCCTCGGCCACGCCAGCGGTCACGCGGCCTTCGCCAACCTCGCGGCGCTGGAGGCCGCCGGAATAGGGCCCGATACACCCGATCCGGCGGGAGGCACCATCGTGCGCGACGCCGACCGCAACGCGACCGGTCTGCTGCGTGAAAACGCGGACGGTCTGGTGGCGCGGGTCGCCGCGGCTGCCGATGAGGCGCGCTCCGAAGAGGAACGTCGGGCCGAGTTCCGCCGCCAAGTCGAGCTCGCGGGGGAAGAAGCGATTCGCAAGGGCGTGACGACCTTCCAGGACGCCGGCGCCGACTTCTCCACCATCGACGGCTTCCGCTCGCTCGCCGACGAGGGGGCGCTGCCCGTCAGGCTCTACGTCATGGTCAGGGCGAGCACCGAAGAGATGCGCGAACGGCTCGCCGAGTACAGGATGGTGGGCTACGGCGACGACTTCCTCACCGTGCGCTCGATCAAGCGGCAGATCGACGGCGCGCTCGGTTCGCACGGCGCTTGGCTGCTCGAACCCTATTTCGACATGCCTACGACGCTCGGTCTCGCGGTGGAAGAACCGGACGACATCGAGGCCACGGCGGCCCTCGCCCTGGAGCACGACTACCAGCTCAACACGCACGCCATCGGCGACCGCGCCAACCGCGAGGTGCTCGACATCTACGAACGGACCTTCGGCTCCGACGGTTCCGGCCTGCGCTGGCGGATCGAGCACGCCCAGCATCTCCATCCCGACGACGTGGGGCGTTTCGCCTCGCTGGGGGTGATCGCCTCCATGCAAGGAGTGCACGCCACCTCGGACGCCCCCTGGATCCCCATCCGGCTGGGCGCCGAGCGCACACGCTCGGGAGCCTACATCTGGCGCGAGCTCCTGAATGCCGGGGTCACCATAAACAACGGCACCGACGTCCCGGTCGAGGACATCTCGCCGATCGCCTCCTTCGCGGCGTCGGTGCACCGGATCGACCGCAACGGCGAGGTCTTCTTCGCCGATCAGCGCATGACCCGCATGGAGGCGCTCAGGAGCTACACCATCAACAACGCCTACGCCGCCTTCGAGGAAGATCTCAAGGGCTCGATCACCCCGGGCAAGCTTGCCGATCTGGTCGTGCTCGACCGCGACATCATGACCGTCCCCCTGGAGGAGATAGCCCGGACCATGGTGGACTACACGATCATCGGCGGGGAGGTACGCCATGCGCGTTGACGCCCTCCGCAAATTGCCGGCGCCGGCGGCTCTGGTGACGATCACCGCAGCTTGCGCCGTCGAGGCGCGCCCGGACTCTGGAGCCGTCGCCGATGCGACACCCCGCAAAGAGGTCATCCAGCCCGAGGGCGTGACCCGGCTGCCCGTCTTCTCTTCGGGCGTCAGAAGCGGCGACCTCATCTTCCTCTCCGGCGCCATCGGCGCTCTGCCCGGGGTCGAGCCGCCCACCCTGGTCGAGGGCGGAATCGGGCCAGAGGCCCGCCAGGCGATGGACAATCTCGGCGCGGTGCTCGAAGCCGCCGACGCGGGCTGGGACGACGTCGTCAAATGCACGGTGTTCCTCGCCGACATGGCCGACTTCGCGGCCTTCAACGAGGTGTACGCCGGCTACTTCACCGGCGACCCGCCTGCGCGCTCGGCGCTCGCCGCCGCAGGACTCGCATTCGACGCCAGAGTCGAGGTGGAGTGCATCGCAGCCGCACCGACCCGCACCGCGCGGCCCCCCGTCGACCGAAGCGTCCCGACCGTCCAGGAAGCCCAGCAGCACAATGTCCTGACCGCCGAGGAAGAGGCGGCGGGCTGGCGGCTACTCTTCGACGGAGGCACGCTCGAGGGCTGGCGACGCTACGACGGCGGCGAGATGACCGACGGCTGGCGGGTGGAGGACGGCGATCTCGTCCACGTGGGGGGCGGCTTCGACATCATCCACGAAGAGCCCTTCGCGGATTTCGAGCTGTCGCTGGAGTGGATGGTCGAGCCGGGCGGCAACAGCGGCATCTTCTACCGGGCCGCCCTCGGCGAGGACGACATCTTCAACACCGCACCCGAGATGCAGGTGCTCGACAACGCCGGGCACGCCGACGGCAGGAACCCGCTCACCAGCGCGGGCGCGAACTACGCCCTGCACGCGCCGAGCGCCGACTTCACCAATCCCGCCGGAGAGTGGAATTCGGTCGGCATCACGGTGGCGGGCAATTCGGTCGAGCACCGGATGAACGGAGAGCTGATCGTCTCCTACGAGCTCGGATCGCCGGAGTGGCGGGATCTGGTGGAAAACAGCAAGTTTGCCGAGTGGCCCAGGTACGGCAAGGCTGCGAGCGGCCACATCGGGCTCCAGGACCACGGCGACGTCGTCCGCTACCGAAACATCAAGGTGAAGGAACTGAGATGACCTCCTCCGAGATCACCCGCCGCGATTTTCTGGCCCGCGGCTCCGCCGTCGCGGCAGGATTCACCGTGGTGCCGTCCAAGGTGCTCGGCGGAAGGCGCCAGGCCCCCAGCGACACCTTGGGATTCGCCGTCGTCGGGGCCGGCGGCATGGGGCGGGAGAACGCCCGCGAACTGGTCCTCTCCGAGCGCCTGGTAGCGGTCTGCGATGTCGATTTCGGCTTCGTCGACAACAAGATCGCCGAACTCGCCGAACGCGACTGGCAACCTGATCCCGGTGAGCAGCGCACGCCCGAAGAAGAGGAACGGGCGGAGAAGAACCGGGCCAAGGACGCGGCTCTCGTCGCCCAGTACGCAGGCGCCCGCAAATACACGGACTACCGCGAGATGTTCGCCGACGACCCCGGCATCGACGCCGTGGTGATCGCGACCCCCGACCACACTCATGCGGTCATCGCCGCCGAGGCCATGCGAGCCGGCAAGCACGTCTACGTTCAAAAGCCTCTCACCCACACGGTCGAGGAGGCCCGCAAGCTCGGCGAGCTCGCCGAGAGCTCCGGGGTGGTGACCCAGATGGGGAACCAGGGTCACTCGTCGGACGACGCTCGCCTCATAAACGAGTGGGTCCAGGCCGGAGTCATCGGTGCGGTGCGGCAGGTTCACATCTGGACCGACCGTCCCATCTGGATGTCGGGGCTGCTCCGCCCGGCGCCGATGCCCGAGGATTTCGATCCTCTCTCGAAGGATCGCTCCTGGTGGCCGGGGACGGTTCGCGACGCCATCTCCTGGGGGCTCTGGGACGACTTCTCCAAGCCGGAGCAGCTCCACTGGGATCTCTTCGTCGGACCGGTCGCGCACGAGGTTCCCTGGCATCCCATGTACCATCCCTTTCACTGGAGGGGATGGGTCGACTTCGGCACCGGGGCGCTCGGCGACATGGGAGCTCACCTCGTCGACCATCCGTTCTGGGCCCTCGACCTGGGCCTGCCCCAGACCGTCGAAGCCACGTCCACGCCCTGGGGAGGCGACGCGAGCGATCCCGTCTCCTTTCCGGTCGCGACCAAGGTGCACTTCACCTTCGCGAGGCGCGGTCTCATGCCTCCCGTGGAAATGCACTGGTACGACGGCGGCCTCATGCCCAGAAGGCCCGAGGAGCTGCCGCCAGAGGTGGAGCTGCCACGCGCAGGGGGCGTGATGTTCGTCGGAGAGCGGGGCCTGCTCCTGCACGAGACCTACGGCAGGAACCCTCGCCTCTTCCCGGAGGGGCTGACCGAGGAAGCGGTATCCGTGCCCGAGAGCTATCCCAGAGTCCCGGACGGCAATCACGAGATGAACTGGGCCGAGGCCTGCAAGGGGAACGGCGAGGCGGTGTGCCAGTTCCCGTACGCCTCCCGCCTGACCGAGACCATGTTGTTGGCAACGGTCGCGCTGCGAGCGGGACAGGGCTTCCGTATGGAGTACGACGCCGAAAACATGCGCGTCACCAACCACGAGAAGGCCAACGAGTATCTGGTGCGCGAGTACAGACAGGGGTGGGCGCTGTGAGTAGAGCGAGTCGAACGACTCGGGCCCCGCGCGTGCAAGCGAATCGAACGGAGGCAAGATGATCGACAGACGCGACTTCCTCGGGCTTGCGAGCGGGGTGGTTCTGCCCGCCGCAGCCGTGTCGGTGACGACCCTTCGGCTCACCGCCGCGGAGAGGACCGCAGGCGACCCGGGCTTTCGCGACCCGACCGCCCGCAACGCAACTCATGGCGGTCCGGCCGCTCGCGACCCGGCGCTCCCGGCAGCCGTCGGCATCCAGCTCTACACGCTGCGCTCGCTGATGAGCGAAGATCCCGTGCCGGTGCTGGCGGAGCTCTCCGCCATCGGCTACGAGGAGGTGGAGCTCGCGGGCGCCTACGGACGCTCCGCCCGAGAGCTGCGCTTCATGCTCGACGACGTCGGCCTCAGGGCCACTTCGGGCCACCAGAGCCTGGAAACGGTACGCACGGGTTGGGACCAGGCGCTCGAAGACGCCCAGGAGTTGGGGCAGCGCCTGATCGTCGTGCCCTCGCTTCCCGGAGACGAGCGCGACGCCGAGGGGCTGAGACGCGTCTCCGACGACTTCAACCGTGCCGGTGAAGCGGCCTCCCGGGCGGGGATCCGTTTCGGATACCACAACCACGACTGGGAGCTGCGGCGGCAGCCGGACGGCCTCGTGCCCATGGACCTTCTGCTCGCCGGGACCGATCCCGCCCTTGTGGACTGGCAGATGGACATCTACTGGATGTTCCACGGAGGCGCGGATCCGGTCGACTACCTCGCCC
Encoded here:
- a CDS encoding MFS transporter produces the protein MSAFRADAPFSPVYHRRTVFSWALYDFANSIYPAVMTTAVFPIFYSGYVVGDLAGEGGGDAWWGLAVSTSALLIALSAPLLGAVADGAGVRKRLMAIFVGICLVGVLAMTTLSPGMIVAGFCFFVIANVGYEGSLIFYNAYLPEIAPVERRGFVSGLGFGVGYLGSALGLVLVLPFAQDRTELVWPIVAAFFLLFSIPTFRNLPADRAGGIGIGRAAVGGIVRLRKTIALVRRLPNLRRFLISYFFYIDGILTLIVMAGVIAVETFGFNQVQTIELFLIVQFSALVGSFALARPTDRFGPKPVLRFVLIWWIGIGVAGYFVQSSALFYGLAVAGGLGLGSAQAASRTLMASLIPKGKEAEMFGFYALCGKTSSVLGPALFGWLTVQFAGNQRPGFLLLTGFFLVGGFLLRFVKDPRVEAVGV
- a CDS encoding amidohydrolase, coding for MSDPVRSRVTAAPRTPKTESATARRAGVAVLLLLASGACAAPETADLVLTGGKVVTVDDALPEAEAVAVRGDRIAAVGSADEIAALVGPETEVIELDGRLVVPGFIEGHGHYMALGRARMILDLTAVESWEEIVAMVGAAAENATPGTWIHGRGWHQEKWTSVPAGSVEGVPTHHTLSAVSPDNPVLLGHASGHAAFANLAALEAAGIGPDTPDPAGGTIVRDADRNATGLLRENADGLVARVAAAADEARSEEERRAEFRRQVELAGEEAIRKGVTTFQDAGADFSTIDGFRSLADEGALPVRLYVMVRASTEEMRERLAEYRMVGYGDDFLTVRSIKRQIDGALGSHGAWLLEPYFDMPTTLGLAVEEPDDIEATAALALEHDYQLNTHAIGDRANREVLDIYERTFGSDGSGLRWRIEHAQHLHPDDVGRFASLGVIASMQGVHATSDAPWIPIRLGAERTRSGAYIWRELLNAGVTINNGTDVPVEDISPIASFAASVHRIDRNGEVFFADQRMTRMEALRSYTINNAYAAFEEDLKGSITPGKLADLVVLDRDIMTVPLEEIARTMVDYTIIGGEVRHAR
- a CDS encoding DUF1080 domain-containing protein; this encodes MRVDALRKLPAPAALVTITAACAVEARPDSGAVADATPRKEVIQPEGVTRLPVFSSGVRSGDLIFLSGAIGALPGVEPPTLVEGGIGPEARQAMDNLGAVLEAADAGWDDVVKCTVFLADMADFAAFNEVYAGYFTGDPPARSALAAAGLAFDARVEVECIAAAPTRTARPPVDRSVPTVQEAQQHNVLTAEEEAAGWRLLFDGGTLEGWRRYDGGEMTDGWRVEDGDLVHVGGGFDIIHEEPFADFELSLEWMVEPGGNSGIFYRAALGEDDIFNTAPEMQVLDNAGHADGRNPLTSAGANYALHAPSADFTNPAGEWNSVGITVAGNSVEHRMNGELIVSYELGSPEWRDLVENSKFAEWPRYGKAASGHIGLQDHGDVVRYRNIKVKELR
- a CDS encoding Gfo/Idh/MocA family oxidoreductase produces the protein MTSSEITRRDFLARGSAVAAGFTVVPSKVLGGRRQAPSDTLGFAVVGAGGMGRENARELVLSERLVAVCDVDFGFVDNKIAELAERDWQPDPGEQRTPEEEERAEKNRAKDAALVAQYAGARKYTDYREMFADDPGIDAVVIATPDHTHAVIAAEAMRAGKHVYVQKPLTHTVEEARKLGELAESSGVVTQMGNQGHSSDDARLINEWVQAGVIGAVRQVHIWTDRPIWMSGLLRPAPMPEDFDPLSKDRSWWPGTVRDAISWGLWDDFSKPEQLHWDLFVGPVAHEVPWHPMYHPFHWRGWVDFGTGALGDMGAHLVDHPFWALDLGLPQTVEATSTPWGGDASDPVSFPVATKVHFTFARRGLMPPVEMHWYDGGLMPRRPEELPPEVELPRAGGVMFVGERGLLLHETYGRNPRLFPEGLTEEAVSVPESYPRVPDGNHEMNWAEACKGNGEAVCQFPYASRLTETMLLATVALRAGQGFRMEYDAENMRVTNHEKANEYLVREYRQGWAL
- a CDS encoding sugar phosphate isomerase/epimerase, whose protein sequence is MIDRRDFLGLASGVVLPAAAVSVTTLRLTAAERTAGDPGFRDPTARNATHGGPAARDPALPAAVGIQLYTLRSLMSEDPVPVLAELSAIGYEEVELAGAYGRSARELRFMLDDVGLRATSGHQSLETVRTGWDQALEDAQELGQRLIVVPSLPGDERDAEGLRRVSDDFNRAGEAASRAGIRFGYHNHDWELRRQPDGLVPMDLLLAGTDPALVDWQMDIYWMFHGGADPVDYLARHPGRVTSFHVKDRDADGAMVDVGAGVVDFTEIFRAAGDGFAHAYVEHDSPPDPMETARTSFSSLRATLDSMGMRP